The Clarias gariepinus isolate MV-2021 ecotype Netherlands chromosome 26, CGAR_prim_01v2, whole genome shotgun sequence sequence TAACCTTTACATTTTTGTTGTCTTTGTGTGTTAGGTTTAAGATGGAGGGAGATGAGCATGGCTGGCTGGAGCTAAATCCTGAATCAGGCGAGTTGAAGACTAAAGCAGAGTTGGACAGAGAAGTGGTGGATCAGCTCACTGTCCGAATAATTGCATATGAATCAGGTGGGAATGAAACCATACAACGTTAACCCTTACATATGTACTTCTAAGGGTCATAGTGAAGAAATTGCAAAGGTTTCATATTATTAATGTCTAATCTACGTCAACATTATTTCAtgataaaacatgaaataaaaaacaatactttTTATATGTTCCATATGTTAAATTATCTTCTTTTATTGACTCAAATTGGACAAATGTGACATAAAACACAATGTAATCTTGTAggctacatgtactgtataaatgatgAATATGCATGCTCTTGTGTTTGTGGTGAATTAGAGGGTCAGATGCAGCAAACTGAGAGGGAAGTGTCCATCCAGCTGATGgatgtaaatgataattatcCTAAGCTAGAGAAGACTCAGGGATTCATTTGTGTGAAGACGCCAAAGCCCTTGATACTGACTGCCAAAGACGGAGATGCTGAGCCATTTGGGGAACCTTTTACCTTCAGTCTGCAATTGGAGCGCAGCTCTCCTAACTGGGAGATCACCGCAATAAACGGTAAACGGAATGCATAGTCGATGTTGAAAGTTGAAGATAAATTATTGGGGAAAAAATTGAAGCTATTAACCTAAAATATGTCCTTTGGTTTAATCTGGACCTAGTAAAAGAGGAAAACTATTGCTTTGTGTTGTGTAGGTACTTCGGCTCAGCTTGTGCTGAAGAGGAAGCCCACCAGTGACCAGACCTTCAAAATCCCTGTCAACATCAAGGATAATGGAAACATGGGCATTACACAGAGGATCGAGGGTAAGGACTTATTTTCCAAGAGTTATCAACTATCTACATGGCATAAACTTTAAGAGTGCTGTGTTTACTCCctgttcttatttcttttttcatacaGTTCGAGTTTGTAACTGTACTAACCTGGGCTACTGTTACATGGAGCCAGAGACTCATGCCTGGAAGTTTGGACTGTCCACTACAATGGCCATTCTCGGAGGCGTCCTGGGATTTATCGGTAAAggacaaaatatatacattcaGTATCAATATAAATATTCCCTTTAAGTTTTTTGGAAATTAACTTTCAGTTTTTCATGTCTTTTAGTGACAAATTCTTAGAATTTAAAAtctaaactaaaacaaaaattgtTTCAATTGTTCAAATTGTTTTGATAAAATGTACTTCTGTTTTCTTAAATAAGACATTTAGTGtctaatgtatatatatatataaagtatattattGGCACGGCATCATCCAGAAGGTTTTTGCAGACCGTAACACATTTTGGTTGATATtgctaatacagtataatgctgtctatataatataataactttttgACAATCTGTGCTCTGTTAGTATGTAAATGCTTATAGTATTAGAAAAATACAACAATAGATATTGCAATGCTATGtagaataatatatttattgtcaTGAACACAATCAGTCGTAAAAacactgtattttaaatataccaCAATTTACatgtacttttgtttttttgagatGAAAAGTCCCCAATTTCAGGGCCAAATTTCTaaacttctttaaaaataagaatttgAAAGGACATTGCCCTGTGCATAGATGTTCAGTGTCCTGAAAAGAAAGCGTTTATTCAGCATTTTTTACGTTAGCCAATGTTTAATCAAATGTGCTATACACttagtgtatgtaatgtatatgtgtgtaacaTGCTTTCTAtataaaccttaaaaataataagttgAACTATAGAAAGCACACACagaatattaacattttatataaacacatttgttaataataataataataataataataataataatttattttaaaattaacagtTATAGCACAGTTATAACGCTGTTTAATAGTGGACAAATGTAAATTAGACCAAAGGTTTGACTGTTGTTTCTTGAAACAAAATCTCACTCACCCTTTTCCAGTGAAATTCAATAGCATATTAATGAGAAATGCATATAGAGTATTTAAAGTGATGCAACGGAAACTTGTTTGCCTTAATATTAGGGAATCTTGAGTTGGCCAGGAGCACAATCTTGGGCCGAACTCCCGAAGCAGTCAGAGTGACACTCTCCTGTCAAGGGTGTCTGTTAAAATGGGAATGTGAAATATGTTGAAATTAAATGCTGGATGCTTTTGAaaattacatattaattataaaGATTCATATGGTGGATTTTCCCTTTAACCCTCTATATGTcagaaatgtattaatatttctGTTGCCTTGCAGTTTTGTCCCTGGTTATTATTATGTGCCGcataaagaagaaagaaaagacgaAGGAGACGACGACGACGACTGACGGGGAAATCAACCCGATGCTCTAGATGCTGTGCTCAGTGAAagaaatactgtatgcatactGGATTATTCATATCACATGCACGGTTAATAACATGTTGTCTTTTTGAACTCCTTGTGTTTTTTGTATTCCATTTGGCAggtaatttaaatgaaacaaaatgttGAGCCATGTAGTGCTAAGACTGGAATTGTCCAAGACAAGGTGTCATGTAGAAACCATGCGACTGTGCCATGTAGAATATTAGACTCTCCCAAACATCTTAACTCAATTACACCTTGATCGATTTTTAAACGTTAGTACAAATTTCCTTATTTTAGCCAAGAGTTTGAAATATGACTAAATTATTGTAATTTCTCCATCTTTAATAACTCGACTAAATGCCCTGAAAGTGTTGATTTTctgaggttgtgtgtgtatctgaCAGTGTATGTTTGGTCAGTGAAGATTTGCGCTGCATTAATCAGTGCTCTGTTAGTATGTAAATGCTTGTAGTATTATAAAGATACAACACTAGATATTGTAATGCTATGtagaataatatatttattgtcaTGAACACAAtcagtcaaaatgtaaaaacactGTATTACCCTTACACTTTCTGACCCAAATTTTAGTTCCAGTCAGCATTAAGAAAAACTTGGAAagcctatatatacacacacacacacacacacacacacacacacacacacaggtctgcaTTACTTTTATGTAGATAACATCttgtttgaaaaataaacatcttGTTTGAGAAAGAAgatgaaaaatgtataattatttaatgacatTACAAATAATTGTTGTAATTGTTTGATGGGCTGTTAAAGCCCATCAAAGTCAAGGCTTGATGTTTTGCTGAGATGCAAATATTTTCAATCTTTCCTAAAAAACTGTGGAATTAGTgttgtgtggagtttgcatgttctccctgtgcttggtgggttacctctgggtattccagtttcctccaacagtccaaagacatacagattagggtaactggcgtttccaaatttccaGTGTGCACCCTGCGACCATGTagaggataagcagtatagaagataaatgaataattaatgacttttttttagagatttaaaaaatagaacAGAAATTAGAACAGAAATGTATTAGAAACCATACAAAAAAACCCTGACTATAACTGTTTGTCCCTGAGCAAGCCGTGGACGAATGTGATAAGGActaactccctgagatgacaatatgATGTTAGGAAGTAACAGAGATTTGTTACAATAAACTGCCTGTTTTATTTAGCTGATATGCCTTTTCGGAAGAAAAGCTTTAGCACTCTTGGTTTTGCacctgtcgccttgcaccttggagtctgtgtgcatttagtttgcatgttctccctgtgcttggtggttttcctccggGGTCCTTGGTgacctcccacagtctaaagacatgtggattaggctaattggtgtttccaaattgccagcAGATGGTCCTCTGGAAAAGGAAATGGCAACCGAACTCCAGTATCCAGGATTTTGGTAAAAACCAAACATTACCAAATATTCAGGTTTTCTAGACCCACCTGTGCATTGCGTATTGAGATGATGAAGATCCCATTTGGTCCTTTATTGGACATGCAGCTTCATATTATAAATAAGTAGAAACTTATATTCCGTAAACTGTCATTGGAATGGTATAGACATAAAACAGCACATAAATGTGAATGCAGATCCATAATTAATTACCGAAACCAGTCTTCTGAGAATAAAAGATGTTATGCTATAAAATTCTCCCACCTGTGATAGCCCAGATGAGAGGACCTGaatgtaatttacatttttttattacatattcaAGTTTTAGTTCAGTTCATGTGATTCAACATAATATTTTGCTATGGGGAATTTTGACACTATTATACCTTCATAAACATCAACTGTGAAGTTTCAAAAAATTTTCTTCGTTTCGAtttttgatgtgaacattaaccaAACACTTAATAGAAAgactgatagatagatactttattgatagAGGAGGAAATTCCAAACAGAGCTGCTGGATGGACTGCAACTTGGGTCAACACCCAGAAGTTAATTCGCTCTATGAGGAGCTGTACCTGCATGATTGTATGCACTGTGTTGTTACCAGACTGGTGACCAAAAATATGCACAAGTGAGAAAtcttaaatgaatgaatcactgAACAAGTACCCTGGTTTTAGAAATCATCAATTTAGActtcttttaaattataaataaatgacattcaatattttattatgtttaattatcCTTGTactggataataataataatgtatttgcatgattattcaaacttaaataattagaaGTATACAGAAAATGTTGATTTGGTAGGCTGAATACTATCTGACCTCATTGAATTTTGACAGATAAGAGCAACCTGCCGTGATTAGACACCAAGGCCACTTTCAGCCTAATTTTACTACAATGTTCAGTTTTTTTCACAAAGTGCTTTTAACAACAATcgttgtcacaaagcagctttacagaataaaaaaatatatatactggaAATTAGTTGaacaaatatgtataaatcataatcatcagattgtccctgatgagcaagccaagggcaacAGTGGCCAGGAAAAACTACCTGAGATGACAacaggaaaaaaccttgagagagtcaacagggaacccatactCATTTGGGTAATGATGGATAGCAGAGATTGATCTGCATTGATCACACTGTGTGCTGTGAGGCTGGAAGTTAAATGTAATAGGAAATGCATACAAGTTTATATGCAGCCCCTGCTTTACTTAGTTAATCCTGCTATTTACTGACTACACTGTCCTTCTTCTAGCCAGAATTGATGTAGTAAAAATttactaaaatgtatttatttactaaaatctgttttatacaaaaaaacaacaacaacacaatcaCAAGACATTCTAAAGAGACATTTGCTgtatttattgttaaaatatttatatacaaaagGCCAGAGAGTTTCCATATTCATACACAAGTATGTATAAGTTATACACATAAATAGACCGGTTATAAGATGGGGATATTAATGCTGCAAATGCATTAAGCCATACAACTGATCACCTGGTGCGAGAAAAGCCATTTTAAAAGGTAACCAAGTCTAATTAAAAACTCTATCTTTAGTCTTGTTTCCTGCTccgttaaatgtattttaaccaGAAAGATACCGATTGTgctctttattttaataactacACATACCTTTTATCAAGTATTCCCATCAACCTAGTTATAAGCTAATATAGTCCTTAAAATGgctagagtttaaaaaaaaaaaattaaaaaattacacaaggcagtttataatttaaatgtcGTTTACATTTAGGTGCGTCTGTCAAAAGCTGTTAAAATTTCTATTTCAGTTAACTGCGGCACAGTGAAGCTAATGCTATCAGTTGGAAATCAAAGCTAAATTTATTTTGACCTactacaaacaagcaaaactGTAACACTTACTGGACTGAAGGGCATTTGCTGTCTGCAGTCACATTGCACATTACAAGCACAAGAGAAATAACAGCTGGCCTGCTGTGCATTTACCCTCCGATATgacattcattctgtagagacGATGAACAAATGTCCAGTCCACAAAACAATGCATTTCGTTGAATGAATGTTATGTTTGTCCATAAAGATCAAGAGTCTAGAGTTATGCATTCATACACAAAAATACTGTTGATTCCTAGTGAATATCAGTAACTAACTGTAATCAAAATCCCTCAATGATACAGACCATGAATGCCTGAATTCTCATAGTACTACAACAAGGACCATGCATGTATACTTTGATTCTGCTATTACCAAatattgataaataaaatactttattttggCCATTCATTTGATAAaactacttattattattataatttttcttctcattattattacactACTAAAAACAGATGCCAAAATACTTAACACAAAAGAACTGCACCATCTATCTCAAAGACAGCTCTTGATTAAGATCATGGTGACAATCATGATTTTACTAGTAATAAACGGGTTATACTGCGTAATCTGCATTAACCATTACCCCACTCAATGCGAAGAtgcactgaattttttttaaggctcATATAATGTCTAATACAAAGTTTTatgtaggtttaaaaaaatgaatgaacaatCTTTCCCTTACAGggaatttaggcatttggcagacgctcttatccagaacgacttacttatctcattacacatctgagcagttgagggttaagggccttgctcaaaggcccaacagggacaacttggtggttgtgggatttgaacatgGGACCAtgcgaaccgtagtccaatactttaaccactgaactacccctAAATTTAGCTGATAATTTGCATCAGTGTTTAAGGAACTTATAATAACTACAATAATTATCTGATACTAACAATTATTTCAGAGCTCCATTTGCAATATTAGGTAATATGAAAATGGTAATATTCTCCTTTGTTTTTGGCTTTAATGTCATCAGGAAGCAGCATGAATGATAAAAACCAAGTCAACTTCACTTAAAATTTTTCACTTCACATTCTTACTGTACTACTTATCTCAGACAACTGCAGAAGGAAATGTGATTAggatacataaatataatactACAGCATGATGTGTTACCCCTACACCCACCCTGACACCCGCACACAAACTCCATCCCCACCACTACCATATGGCTCATTAAATATGCATATTTGTTTACAAAAGGAGCGTAACAGAAGTAAGGAATATAGTACATTCAGTTCTGCTGAGCTCCTATGACGTGTGGGTTAAACTGCACTATAATGATGGTGATATCATCTCTGTACATGCGTGCTAGCTCCTCCGGCAAGCTGAGCATCTTGGATAGCCTCTCGTGATCCACCATGCCGAATTCATTACTGCCTACAGCATGGCGAATCAGGTGTGTTGCTGCGTTCTGGTCTTGAAAAGTAGAGGAGACGCGCGCTTTTCTTTCCTGCAGAAGCCCCTGCATTTGGCCCAGCGTGACCCTGTAACCACCCACGCTGATGGGTTGCTGCTGGCGCACTCCAGTCAAGTGCTCACCCACAATACGCACAACCTCTTGCCGGTGCAGCGTCTCCCACAATCCATCCGAACCGAGTACCAGGAAACGGTCTTGTGGCCGAAGCCGATGATATGTCACCTCAGGCTCCGCTGTCAGATAAGGTGGCGTGTGGTAGTTGGGCGGCACAAACTTGGCATGCTCGTTCTCGTGAAGCTGGTCTGGGCCGGACTCAAGCACGCGCCGCTGCAGTTCCACGCTCCACTTGAACTTGACATCACCGAATGCACGAAACGGCATGAGGAGACCTAGTAGTCTGTCCTGCCTCACCACCGTCTTGGCCTCAGTGTGTGGGTGCTCAGCACGGACGCGTTGAACCTCTGCCTCATTCTGTGCGTTGTGGTCATTGGAAAGGGTTAGTGCCGAGAATGAACCATCGGGCTCCTGCACTCCCAGAACAGCACGGCCATCACCCGCGTTTGCCACGTGTAAATCAGCACCATCTACGTGAGCCACACATGCTGTAGCACCTGAGAAGGCTACGCGTAACACCCAATAGTGCAGGAAGGCATTGGCATCCCCCACCTGTGCCTCCAAAGAGATGTCATTGTCCAGGCGTTTGAAGGCGCTCGCCAAAACCTCAGAGACCTCAGGGTGTTCACCAGGTATGCTTAGGTCCAGCAACTCTTGCCAATAGGTGCGCAAGCTGTTAAAATAAAGACTTGACGCCTCTCGGCTGAAGTAGTCATTTGGGTGCTTGTGCCACTGCAAGATAGGCTGAAGGGCCCTCCCGCTCTCCAAAGCGTTCTCCAGCTCGGCAAGAGTCTCCTGCTGCAGCATGGCCACAGCAATGTAGTAGAAGAGCCTCTCACTTAACGCCTGTGCACAGGCACAGCCTGCATGCCCATCGAAAACGCCGAAGAGCATACCACGTGTCTGCAAGCATGTTGCTGCACTGCGCCGGTCCTCAATGGGTGCATTGGCTGGGAGTTGATTACTATCGAATCCCATGACTGAGCTGAGGTTTTTGCCATCAAACTCAGGCACTTTGAAGCTGTACTCATTGGCCTTTAAGATGCTGTTCACTTGAGGTGGTGTGAGGTAGTATGTGAGCTGTGCAGCTGATGTCCTGTAACTCCGCAACAGGGGCTGACTTGGATCTGAAGTTGCATTTTGTCGGTAGAGACTCTTGCATGGATGATTGACCCCTAAGCAAAAAACGGATGGCACTTTAGTACGACCAAACCCTGTGATATGGATTACCCGAAACAGCTGGGAGGTTGCCGCCATGAGAATGCAGCGGTACAGACGTTTGTCAATGGACCTAGAGAGAAAAGCAtacaaaagtatatatatttaaaaaaaaagagacatcgTGCAATACAGTTTCATTTTAACAGCCTATATAGCAATCAACAGAGCAAAAATAatactgcaataaaaaaaacctacaaatCCTGATTTTCACTTAACTTTCCCAGTGTCATCCAGAGGTTTAAACTTCTTCCCGGTCTACCATGGTCATTTATCAGTTTTAACATTTTAGAGACATTCTCtaaaattttatcattttatcacCTTTAGGGAAAAATTATCAAGAAACCCAGAAAGTGCAAAGTTCTCTGACCTTCTGTTGTGGAAAACTTATCAGttacaaagcgctgacactggagactcgggccactagtgtaaactaAATATCGTCATACATTTTCATTGTACATAATACAATGTTTTCCCACACAGAGATTACTTGGGCAGGCCACCCAAAATTATTGATAGCCTAGGGTTATAGCATTAGATTGTGCTGAACAATAGAATTTGTCTTTgtattttacacaatccttaccccatatttatttattaaaacatagtactcactcactcatcatttataTCGCTTTATCGAGGTATTTAGGGTggtggagggcctggagcctatcccaggagacttggggcatgaggtggggtataccctggacagggtgccaatccattgcagggcacaaactatgggcaatt is a genomic window containing:
- the pdp1 gene encoding pyruvate dehydrogenase phosphatase catalytic subunit 1, with the protein product MAATSQLFRVIHITGFGRTKVPSVFCLGVNHPCKSLYRQNATSDPSQPLLRSYRTSAAQLTYYLTPPQVNSILKANEYSFKVPEFDGKNLSSVMGFDSNQLPANAPIEDRRSAATCLQTRGMLFGVFDGHAGCACAQALSERLFYYIAVAMLQQETLAELENALESGRALQPILQWHKHPNDYFSREASSLYFNSLRTYWQELLDLSIPGEHPEVSEVLASAFKRLDNDISLEAQVGDANAFLHYWVLRVAFSGATACVAHVDGADLHVANAGDGRAVLGVQEPDGSFSALTLSNDHNAQNEAEVQRVRAEHPHTEAKTVVRQDRLLGLLMPFRAFGDVKFKWSVELQRRVLESGPDQLHENEHAKFVPPNYHTPPYLTAEPEVTYHRLRPQDRFLVLGSDGLWETLHRQEVVRIVGEHLTGVRQQQPISVGGYRVTLGQMQGLLQERKARVSSTFQDQNAATHLIRHAVGSNEFGMVDHERLSKMLSLPEELARMYRDDITIIIVQFNPHVIGAQQN